DNA sequence from the Calditrichota bacterium genome:
ATAAGACTTGGCCGCGCAATTTGTCTGGATTTAGCCAGAGCCGGAACCAATATTTTTTGCCAGTATTTCTCCAGCGATGAAGCAGCTGGTTCATTGGTTGAAGAAGTGCAAAATATTGGCGGCAAAATAAAAACGTTTAAAATTGATCTGACGGATGAAGGCGCAATACATACAACATCCGATGAGGCAATAAATACTTTCGGCAGAATAGACATCCTTGTCAATAACTCCGCTTTATTCTATCCAACGCCTGTGGGGAAGATTACTGAAAAAGATTGGAATACTTTTCATGAACTAAACTTAAAGGCCGCTTTTTTCCTTTCCCAGGAAGTGGGCATGCTTATGAAAAAACAAGGATATGGAAGAATTGTAAGCATTGGTGATATTTCATTTGAATCACCCTGGCCCAATTTTTTACCCTACACACTTACCAAAGCCGGTATAAATACTATGACCAAAGGTTTGGCCAAAGCGCTGTCTCCGGAAGTTTTGGTAAACTGTGTCAATCCGGGCCCTGTACTTTTACCGGATGATTTTAACCAGGAACAAATAGACAAAGCTCTTGAACGCACATTATTAAAAAAAGAGGGTAGTGCAGATGATATTGCCAAAACCGTCCGCTTTTTGATTGAATCTGATTATATCACCGGTGCTTCCATTCCTGTGGATGGCGGACGGCATATCGGGTAAATTTCTTGTTTTCTACCACAGAGACACAGAGGACGCTGAGATAAAAGTATTAGTATTTTGAGCCTTGATGTTTTTGCGGTTTATTCTTTACTACCTTATTATCCTGTAAACACCAGCTTTAATGCTTTTCACCAAAATTTAGTAGAAAAAACTATTAAAATTTTTGATTAGATTTTCTTTCCTGCATAATTTATTCTGTTGTTAGAACAAATCCTTACAATATCTTTTGGAGATTTACACATGAAATTTTTTGCAGTATTATTGACCATTATTTTTGTTTCATCGTGCTCAACAACAATCCCTGTAAAAGTGCGCAAACCAGCTGAATTAAATATTGGCTCTGCCCGCACAATTGCAGTTATGGATTTTGATTTTAGAGGTAGTTGGGACTTTGATGCCGGAGATAAAGATTCAAAAAAAGCACTGGGTGCATTTATGAAGGCAATCGAAAAGCAAAATAAAAAATTAAATCCTAAAACTGCTTATCCGGGTAAAAATGTTAGCGATCATCTGGTGGCAAAGCTCGTACAGAATGGCTATTACACTGTAATTGAACGATCCAAAATGGATGAAATATTAAATGAACAATCTCTTTCTTTAAGCGGACTTGTTGATGATGAGCAAGTTGTCCAGGTGGGCAATATGATTGGGGCGCAGGCGCTTATTACAGGATCCGGAACTTACTCTGTTAAAGATATTGGTGAATGGGAAAAGTATAAAGAGAAGAAAAAAAATAAAGATGGTAAAAAAGTTACAATCGAGAAAGAGCGTTACAATATTGTTCGCCATGTAAATACTCAAATTACTTTCAGGATTATTGATGTGAGCACCGGTTCTGTCATCGCATCAAAAAATAATAAAGCTTCTAACAAATCAAATTCATGGAAATATAAATCCAGCGGTAAAAATGAATCTGCTGCAGCAAAAGGATTAAAAGATTGGAAGCCCATTGTTGCGGATCAGGTTTCCAAAATACTGGATAAAACAATAAAGCAGATTGCACCTCATACAGTTACCCAGAAAAGAGAAATAGAAGAGGGTGAATCAAAGAAAATGAAATCTGCTCTTGAATATGCCAAACGCGATTTATGGGACGAGGCTAAAGAAATTTGGGATAAAGTTTCTGCAGCAAAGAAAACAAAAAAGGAAGACAGAATTGCGGCTACTTATAATCTTGGGTTATTCTACGAAGTTTTCGGGTTCTTAAATGATGCGGAGATTTATTATGAAAAGGCTTATAAACTTTCATCAGATTCGAAATACCTTGATGCAAAAGCACGCGTTAAAAAACGGCGCAAAGAAGTGGAAAAACTAAGAATGCAAGAAGAGAGAGAGTAGCAGCGGCAGAGCACAGAAAAAATTAAATTTAGTTAACAGTAAAAATGGGAAAATGTTAGGAAGCATGATTAACCATCCTGAAAAATTTATGCCCAAAAATAATAATTGGATATAAATATTACTATATACTGCTAAAGGTTTTTGCTGCTACTGTAAACTGTTATTAACTGCTATTGTTTTTGCTGACATATTTCTTTAATCGCGGCAAGCGTTTTAGGTAGATTTTTTTTAAATATACTTTTGAAAAATGGTAAAAGAAGCCAGCCAATAAATGGCAGGGGAACATAGTGCACTTCAATCCGGAATAGTGTTCCGGTGCCTTCTTTTTCAAGAATATTATAGACGCTAAATTCTTTTACAATTGGCAGCGATGCAATCCGTTCTCCATAAACCAGCTTGTTCTTACCAAAGTCGTTTGTAACAGTTTCAAATTCAAGGTTTTTTCCATTAACAAGACACGTATGTTGTGTGCTTACCCTGTTCACCCGCTTTTTTTCGTACTCAAGTTTATCAACTCCTGTGTTCCAACTAAGACGTAAATCCAGGTTTGAAATAATTTCAAGAACCTCAAATCGATCACGTTCAATATAGGTCTCCACAAACAACGGATCTTTTATCTTTTTCTGAAACTCGACTTGCGGGAATTCCTTAATCAAAGTCCGGAATGGCTGAAACGGAAGATACTTGTATTTGACTTCCCCAAATTTGTCATAGGAAATTGAACCGGCTTGTATTTGTGGATTTTGATCACTGATATAATTTTCAGGCGTATTATGATTTGCATATTCGCCGCTAAATAAAAGGTATTCTTTTTCATTTACATTGTTTTTTAAAAGTTGATGAATAAGAATTACGTCACTTCCATGTGGTTTTGTTTTTTCCTTTACGGTAATAAATCCAAAATCCCCGGCATGGGCAATTATTTTTAATGAAAGTTTTGAAGCAGAACTACAGGCGCCGCATGGACAAATGCGCTGAACTTCATACTTTTTTAAATGATTGTGAAAATCGATAAACATTTTTTTTGATTGTTCGATGATTTGCGTTGTGGAAGGCAAATGCTGTTCTTTGTAAAACAAAACTGCATCGCCTTCAATTTCAGAAATCTGCAAATCCAATTCATTGGCATCGATAATAATTTCCAATAGCTCTGAAATTATATGCTGGCTGTGGTTTATCTCGGTCTGCTTAACAAAATCAGTAAAACCGGAAATATCAGGCATAAATAGTAGAGATTTTTCAATAGCCATTTTTTAATAGAATTCCTTGTTGGTGAATGGGGAATATAACCATTTTCGGTTTATAAAAAATCCATGCAGAATAAGGAAAGTATCACTAAATTGATTTTATTGTAATTGACAATTGAAACCTTGAAAGAAAGACAAATTTCCCACCTAATTTTTTGGAGGCACAATGAAACGCATTTTTATATTTATCATGTTGTTGTTTTTTTCCGGCACTCTTTTCGCGCAAAATTTTAGTGATTATTTTGTAGACAAAACAATGCGCGTGGATTATTACCATTCCGGTACAAAAGGCAGTGAGCTATTTGCCATTGATCAGATTTATGATGCCGGTATCTGGGCAGGCAGTCAGACTAATTTGAACACAACCCTAAATCTTGGTGAATACCAGGTACGTGTCTTTGATTCAGCCTCCGGTAAAATGATTTATTCCAGAGGTTATTCAACCATTTTCAATGAATGGCAAACCACACCGGATGCCAAAGTTAATCATCATACTTTCCATGAAACCTTGTTATTGCCAATGCCAAAATCAAAAATTAAAATGGGCATTTACCGCCGCGATAAAAAAATGAATTTTGTGGAAAAATGGGTTACGGAAATTGATCCAACAAATGATGCTATAATGAATAAAGCTGTAAATAAACCCGGCTATAAAGTTTCTGCATTGATGGAAAATGGACCATCCTCAGAAAAAGTGGATATTGTAATTGTGGGTGACGGTTATACAAAAGAAGAGATGGAGCAATTTCGTAAAGATGCCAAATATCATAATGATGCCATGTTTAACACAGAACCATTTAAATCACGCAAGAATGATTTTAATGTCTGGTTAGTGGAAGTTGTTTCTGAAGAATCCGGCATTTCGAAACCGGATAAAAATATTTGGAAAAATAATGCGTTGGGCTGCCGTTATTATTCTTTTAATTCTCCTCGATATGTCCTTACAGAAAACAATAAAGCTTTACGTGATGCAGCAGGTCTTGTGCCGTATGATTACGTTAATATCCTGATAAATGATAACCGCTATGGCGGCGGTGGAATTTATAACCTTTATACCACTAACTACATGCGCGTTGATACTAAAGGCCAGGAATGGCAAATGGAATATGTTTATGTTCATGAATTTGGCCATAGTTTTGCCGGGCTTGGTGATGAATATTACAGCTCATCCACAGGATACGATGAGTTTTATGCAGCGGGTGTTGAACCATGGGAAGCAAACGTAACAGCCTTGCTTGATCCAAAAAATATAAAATGGAAAAGCTTTATGAAAGAAGAAATTCCATTACCAACACCATGGGAAAAAGAAGAATATGACGGTGTTGCTGCAGAGCGCAGTAAGTTAGACAGATTAGCGGCGGGATATTATGATAAACGAGAGCCGTTTATTTCCAGGCAAAATGAGATTTTAGAAAACAGCAAATTTACCGGTAAAGTTGGGGCTTTTGAAGGCGCCGGATATGAGCGATTTGGATTATACCGCCCGGCTGCAAACTGCCGCATGTTTAGTTTAAGCCTGGTCGACTTTGATCCGGTATGTAGCGCTACTCTTGAAAAGGTAATTGACTATCTTGCAAAATAAAACTTTATAAGCAACCTTCCAGGTCTTGAAAAACCTGGAAGGTTTTTTTTGATAATTGATTTATGGAAACAAAAATCCGGCTTTATAACCCATCTGATTTGACTGCGCTTTACGATATCTGCCTAAAAACCGGCGATAGCGGTAAGGACGCTACAGAACATTACGATGATCCAAAAATATTGGGACATTTTTATGCGGCGCCCTATGCAGTGCTGGAACCAAATCTTTGCTTCGTGGTGACTTGTTCGGGAAAACCATGTGGTTACATTCTTGGAACGCAGAATTCCGAACAGTTTTATGAAACCTGTGAAAATGAATGGTTTCCAAAATTGAGAGAAAATTATCCACTTCCTAATGCAAATAATACATCAAAAGATGCACACATAATTCGCTTAATTCACAAAGGCCATATTGTAAATCAAGATTTGACGGATTATCCGGCACACCTGCACATTGACCTTTTGCCAATTACACAAGGCAAGGGTATTGGAAGAAAATTGATGGAAATATTTCTGAACAAGTTGCGCGAATTAGAAATCCCTTCGGTTCATCTTCAAGTTGGGAAATCAAATCCAGGCGCAATCCAATATTACGAAAAAATGGGATTTCACATAATCAAAGAATATGACAAAGCCATAGCGTTTGGAATGGTGTTTTCATAAATCACTTAATGGAAAATTATATGAGCTTTAAAGGTGTTCAAAAAGTATTTTCATACACTCAGGTAAATAATGCCTCGCCTGAAAAAGTCTTTCAGCTATTATGCCCTGTTCGGGAGAAAGAGTGGCTGGATGGTTGGGATTGTAAAATGATACACAGCAAGTCAGGTATAATAGAAAAAAATTGTGTTTTTACAACTCCGCACCATGGAGAATCGGAAACCGTGTGGCATGTTACAAACTATGATCCAGAAAAATATGAAATCGAGTTTTTTAGAGTGACACCAAATGAGACTACTGTTAGAATCAATATTAAACTATCGTCAAAATCTAACAGTCAGACAAATACCTATATTGAATATCTTTATACAGCACTAAATGAGCAACAAAATGAGATTATTAAGTACAATCTCGAAAATAGTTTTATAGAATCAATGTTGTGGTGGGAATCAGCAATAAATCATTTTCTAAAAACAGGTAAGATGTTGGTAAGTTGAGTTTAAACTTATTCCGGAGGAATAATCTGTTTACGGATATGAACCAAAGGTGCGTTATTTGTCAGCCTTACTTCACCATCTTCAATTAAAATGCCCAGCTTTTCCCAATATGATTCATCAACCGGAAATTCATCGGCATAAATATGTTTGTTATATAGCTTCATAAAAACCGTAGTCTTGCCAACCAGATCCATTTCTTTAAGCATCTCCCGTCCGCCCCATGTTCGGGTTGCGGGAATTAATCTGTTTCTTATTTTTTTTAAAACGATGTCAAGGCTGTTTTGGCCATAACTTTCTTTCCTTAGTGCAACATCGGCTTTTAACATCATTGCAGCGCCGGTCCAATAAACAAATGGATAGGCGTGATAGCGACCCATATTTTCAGCTGTCTGTTTCACACTTTTCCCTGAGGAATTGCGTTTACCTTTTTGAAAACCATTATAAATTCGTTGCCAGGCTTGGCGCTCAGATAAACGTCCGTCACGTCCCATTAAAACATATTGATAGTATGTTGCCAGGCCTTCTGAAAGCCACATTTCCTTTCTCTTAATGTAAGGCAGCAGGCTGTGGCTGAGTTCATGTGTGGCAGTCCAGTCAGCAATAAATTCCTCAACTGGCCGCGATGGATCAATATTAAACTGAATGCTTAACCCACCGCCGCGAACAACCATCCCAAAGGGAACGGGCTCTCTACGCTTGCCCCCAGGAATAATTAAAACCTGGGCATTTTTAACAGGAAATTCGCCATAAACTTTTGTAACCGATGTTGCGGCATTTTTTATCCAATGCAAAAGTTCTGGTTTAGATGTTGAATAATTACCATCAAGAAAAGCAACCGCAAGTTTACAACCGGGCACTTCAACTGTATCAATATTAAAAGTACCAAATGCAGCCACAGCGGGCCAATCGTATGGCGAACGGTCAACGAGGAATTTGTTGTGAGCTGTTTTTTGCCATGGGACAGAAAAATTTATGTTAGCTGGAAAATCGAATTCAATAATAATTTGTTCATTTTCTTCCAATTCGTATGGACGCCATAACCATAAATCGGGTGGTAAGATTACATCATCACCAATTTTTTGAACAGATGCCCGGCGGCCGGTTCCAATTGATGAAGAAATATCAAACTGGTAAAGCATTTTACTATTGCGGCCATTTTTTCCCAAAGCAAGTTCATAGCTCTCCGGGCTGTAGGTGAATGTTTTCCTGCCACTGATCATGCGCATATTTTTAATATGGTCAGTGCCGGAGCTGGATCCTGCATAGAGGTGATAAAATGAAATATTGCCAAAATTTGCTTCAACAAAGAGTGTTTGTAAATCTTTGGATATGCTTACTTTATAATGATGGATTATTTTATTTTCGGCGTAGATAGATGAAAAAAGAAACAGGATCAGATAAAAAGGAATAAAATGAAAATACTCTATTTTAGTTTTGTATTTAGCCATTTTCGTTTATCTATTTGTTTAGATTGGTTACTGTCATGCTGAGTGAAATTGAAGCATCCCATGGCATGAGATTTTTCATTCCGTTTTACTTCGTTCTGAATGAGAGGAATACCTCTACTTTAAAAACAAGGATTGAACTACGAATCAAAAATTCATAAAAAAAATATCAAATTTTGATTATTTTAAGCCCGATTTTTTACCGGTCCATATTCAAAAATAAAAGCCAAAATGACAACAAGGGTGCAGCCAATAAAGTTAAACCACAAATAAGGGATATCAGTGAAGAAGAAAAATCCAAATACGTACACTTCTGAAATCAATGCTGCAAGAAAGGTGGCGGTGCCGTTTATATTTTTAAAATAGAATGCGATCAGAAAGATTCCCAATATTGTACCATAAAACAGTGATCCTAAAATATTTACAGCTTCAATCAGGGTTCCAAGTTGATTGGCAAACAGGGCAAAACCTATAGCATAAATTCCCCAAAAAACAGTTGAAGCTTTTGAAACAAAAAGATAGTGTTTTTCAGGGGCGCCCGGTTTAAGCATTCGTTTATAAATATCAACCACAGTCGTCGATGCAAGTGCATTTAGCTCAGCTGATGTACTTGACATGGAAGCAGATAAAATAGCAGCCAGCACCAATCCTATCAGCCCAATGGGTAAAAAGCTGGTTACAAAAGTAAGGAAAATAAAATTCGTATCATTCCCATCAGAAGCCGGATTTGCCTGCGTTATAAGGGTCTTGGCTTCTTGCCGCAAATCTTTCATCTGGTCTTCAATAGCCAAAACTTCTTGTTGATGCGAGAGAAGTTTGTTTTCATGGTTTTGGTCATTGGCCGAAAGCATTGACCGCAGAATATCTTGTTTTTCAGAATGCAGTGTTTTGTGGTTTTTTTCCAAAGCTTCATATTGACCGGCTTGCTCAGAATAATGCACTTTCTGTTCTTCAACCGGGTTAAAATAAAGCGGTGGTTCAACGAATTGGTAAAACACAAAAACCATTGCCCCAATCAGCAATATGAAAAATTGCATCGGTATTTTTACGATGCCATTCATAAGCAAACCTGTGCGCGATTGAGCTATCGATGAGCCGGAAAGATAACGTTGCACCTGAGATTGATCGGTTCCAAAATAAGAAAGAGCTAAAAATGTTCCGCCAATGAGCCCGCTCCAGAAAGTGTATTTATTACCCAGGTCAAAAGTAAAATCAATAGCATTTAGCTTACCAGATTTGCCTGCAATATGCAGGGCATCCAAAACAGAAATATCATCCGGGAGCAACCTGAAGATCATAACAAATGCCGCAATCATCCCGAAAAAAATGACACCCATTTGTAGAAGATGGGTTTTATTTACGGCATCTGTGCCGCCGGTTGCGGTGTAAATAATCACCAGGATACCAATCACAATAATTGTTGCGTTTAAATCCCATCCAAGTAAAACGGAAAGAATTAAGGCCGGTGCAAGAATTGTAAAACCGGCAGCCAGACCACGTTGGATTAAAAACAGTATGCTGCCGAGCGCCCGGTTTTTTAAATCGAAACGTGTTTCAAGATATTCGTAGGCAGTAAAGGCATTCATTTTATGATAGATGGGGACGGCTGTAATGGACAGAATAATCATTGCGATGGGCAGCCCAATATAGAATTGAACAAAACGCATTCCATCCACAAATGCCTGACCGGGCGTAGAAAGAAAAGTAATAGCACTGGCCTGAGTGGCCATTATGGAAAGTGTGACCATGTACCATGGAGTGCTTTTATTGGCAAGAAGAAATTCCTGCAGATTTTTGCTTCTTTTACTTTTCCAGGTGCCGTAAATTACTATAAAACCCAAAAAGGCGGACATCACCACCCAATCGATTGTGCTCATATTTTCCTAAATTTGATAAGTGATGTGGCTTCGACAAGCTCAGCCACCACAATATTGTTTCTGAGTTGGTCTAATGTGTTCCCTGAGCTTGTCGAAGGGGACTCATTCAAACACCTTTGTAAAGGCATAAAACAAAACCAGTAATAAGATTAGATTTGCTGATACTGCAAAGTAAAATCTTGGCCAGCTTTTAAAAATGGGTGGTGCTTCTTCAAGTTTGCTCATAACATTCTTTTCTTTTTTGCTACAGATACTCACAGACAGATCTAAAAAGAAAAAATAATAAATTACTAATTCGTTAACTTAGTTTGTTATTCTTCAGTGTAAATCCGTGTAATCAGTGGTTGATTAATTCTTGTTTTTGTTTTGCAGAAATCATATTTACAAAAAGGCGGTATGCGCCCGGTACACCTGCCGGAAGTTGCCGGAACATGGACAATGCAGAAAAAATAAAAACACCTTTTCCATGATGAGCATAAAGCAGGCTGCCCAGTTTTGCTGGTTCGCCATGATCATTTCCCGCCAGCAATGGAGATAGTTTTCCTTGCCAGGATTCTGCTAAATAAGTTCCTCGCTCCTGGACCCAGCCATCAAAATCAGAATCGACTATTTTGTTTGGGTAATTAAATACGATATGCGCAGGTTTCAAGAAATCCATTTCAGCATCTTCCTCGGATATGCGATCGCGGCCTCTGGAAACAAACGGGAAAGGCCCAATTTGTGCGACCTGAATTCCAAATCGTGTATTATGCTGCACAATCCAGGTTCCGCCTTTTTCTACATATTCTGAAATACGTTTTTGATAAAGACCCAGTTTTTCTCGTGTATTAAAAGCACGGACGCCGCAGACAACAGCATCATATTGGGCATAATTTGCATTTATTAAATCCTCATCGGAAAGCAATTCAACAGAAATACCAATCTGCTGTAAAGCCTGAGGGATTTCATCTCCTGAACCCATGATGTAAGCAATTTTTAGTTCGGGCACATTTACAGCTAGCTTTACAAGTTTTGTTTCTGCTTGCTGCAGTACAGTTTGAACCGGAATATGCGGATAGTTGATTTCGATAACTTCATCGTAAAATTTTGAGTCTCCGGTTGTGGCCACCAACTTAACTATGCCATTTTCAGCGTTGTTTCCTGGCCGGATTTTAAATGCAAATGTGGACTGCTCATTTTTCTTTGTTAGCTCAAACTGAAACTCATGGGGTTCTATTTCCCATCCTTTTGGGATTTCCGGTTTTAGTAAACCCGAAACACTGTCTCTTTTTGCCTTTACAACAGCATTTATTTGACGGTATTTTTTGTCTTTAAAAACAAAAACATTTTCGTTGAAAGACAGGCTTACATCAGGTAAAATTACAACGGGTTTAAACTGTTCACCATCCTCAGGATCGTTCCAGCGATATTCAACTGGTACAACAAACTCCAGTTTAACATCATTAAATGAAAGATTGATTTCAGCATGTAGTTTTGGCGGCCCTTCTGGTTGTCCGGAAAATTCATCATTTACGTTAAACATGGTTTCTCCCGGTTTATTTTCCAGCCAGTAAGGTTGGGTAAAACGGGCATCCTTTGGGATTGTTACGGTGCTGATCAGCGTTGTCGGTTTATTTTCTTCCAGTTGCTGATTTACCGTTTCTTTTTCAAGGTAACTCAGTTTGATCGAATTCAGTTTTACAAGAAAGGCCGATCTGTTAATAATAGCACTTTTAATTTTAATCGATTTTCCAGGTGTTACAGATTCATCAAATGCGATCGATTCAAGCCATAATCCACTACACATTTGAAGCAGGTTTTGCACTTCTTTTTTCTTAGCTTCAATCCAAAAACTGCTTTCTTTTTGTAATAATATTTTATAAAGGTTGACCAAGTCTGGGATTATACTTTGCGGGTTTTGCAGATTAAATTTTTGGTTTATTTTATTAATTTGGTTTTGAATATCCTCTGAACCCTCAATGCGTTTCCAGCTGGTTTCAATTCCATCCATTAAGTCATTATTTGCACTATCACCGGCCGTAAGCTCATAATAATCTGGAGAAACGCCCCTTGGTGGCGACGAGCCAAAACCCTGTGATTTATGCATACTTCGGCTTTTTGATGCAATTTCACGAAACGACATTCCATGCAATGATGAATAGGTGCCAAGATCCAATGAAAGGATTGGGGAAGCAGAAGTAGGTCTTGTTTTGTTTGGTTGCCAGGTATTCCAAAATATTCTTTTGGCCTGCCAGGTATTTAGGATTTCTAATTGTTCAGGAAATCGGGTAGGATCAGCAGCAGCATGAAAAGCCTCCTCAGCTAATATGGCCGATGAAAGATGATGTCCATGCCCACCATTTATTTCCGTGAAACGGGTTATTATAATATCCGGTTTAAACTTACGGATTACTTTTACAACATCGCTTAAGATTGTTTCTCTGTCCCATTTGGAAAGTGTTTCTTTTGCCGTTTTTGAATAACCAAAATCTATTGCTCTGGAAAAGAATTGCCGGGCGCCATCTATTTTGCGGGCGGCAATAAGTTCTTGTGTGCGGATTACACCGAAAAGCGCTCCTTTTTCCGGCCCAAGGAGGTTTTGTCCGCCATCGCCACGAGTCAGTGAAAGATAGGCTGTGCGGTAATTTCGTCCTTTGGACATATATGTCAACAGACCCTGGTTTTCATCATCGGGATGTGCAGCAATATATAAAACACTCCCCAAAACATTAAGTTTGTTTATTGCTGCCTGAATTTCATTTGGGTTGTAGTTCAAATCTGTTTGCCCGGACAACAGGCTTACCTGGAAAGAAAAAAATAATAAGAGAAGTAAAAGTCGCACGTTTATTCCTTGTAAAGTTTCGCTTATGCTACCTGGGTTGTTAATTGTAATTAAATTCTTTTTGGTATGTGTAGTTCTTCTTTAGGGAAAGTTTAACTTTTGGTAAGTTTTTCCAACCCTTCAATAACTTCATCTCGTGGCAATTCACCTTTATTTAGCAATTTGTCATCACAAGAAAGCAATTGTTTATAAAAATTGATAGCGTGTTTTTTTGCATCATTTTCATTTTGCTCCAACAAAAGAAAGAGAATATTTTCCGCTTTTGCAAAATAATTATG
Encoded proteins:
- a CDS encoding SDR family oxidoreductase, whose product is MELKNKTALITGGAIRLGRAICLDLARAGTNIFCQYFSSDEAAGSLVEEVQNIGGKIKTFKIDLTDEGAIHTTSDEAINTFGRIDILVNNSALFYPTPVGKITEKDWNTFHELNLKAAFFLSQEVGMLMKKQGYGRIVSIGDISFESPWPNFLPYTLTKAGINTMTKGLAKALSPEVLVNCVNPGPVLLPDDFNQEQIDKALERTLLKKEGSADDIAKTVRFLIESDYITGASIPVDGGRHIG
- a CDS encoding GNAT family N-acetyltransferase codes for the protein METKIRLYNPSDLTALYDICLKTGDSGKDATEHYDDPKILGHFYAAPYAVLEPNLCFVVTCSGKPCGYILGTQNSEQFYETCENEWFPKLRENYPLPNANNTSKDAHIIRLIHKGHIVNQDLTDYPAHLHIDLLPITQGKGIGRKLMEIFLNKLRELEIPSVHLQVGKSNPGAIQYYEKMGFHIIKEYDKAIAFGMVFS
- a CDS encoding PIG-L family deacetylase, which produces MRLLLLLLFFSFQVSLLSGQTDLNYNPNEIQAAINKLNVLGSVLYIAAHPDDENQGLLTYMSKGRNYRTAYLSLTRGDGGQNLLGPEKGALFGVIRTQELIAARKIDGARQFFSRAIDFGYSKTAKETLSKWDRETILSDVVKVIRKFKPDIIITRFTEINGGHGHHLSSAILAEEAFHAAADPTRFPEQLEILNTWQAKRIFWNTWQPNKTRPTSASPILSLDLGTYSSLHGMSFREIASKSRSMHKSQGFGSSPPRGVSPDYYELTAGDSANNDLMDGIETSWKRIEGSEDIQNQINKINQKFNLQNPQSIIPDLVNLYKILLQKESSFWIEAKKKEVQNLLQMCSGLWLESIAFDESVTPGKSIKIKSAIINRSAFLVKLNSIKLSYLEKETVNQQLEENKPTTLISTVTIPKDARFTQPYWLENKPGETMFNVNDEFSGQPEGPPKLHAEINLSFNDVKLEFVVPVEYRWNDPEDGEQFKPVVILPDVSLSFNENVFVFKDKKYRQINAVVKAKRDSVSGLLKPEIPKGWEIEPHEFQFELTKKNEQSTFAFKIRPGNNAENGIVKLVATTGDSKFYDEVIEINYPHIPVQTVLQQAETKLVKLAVNVPELKIAYIMGSGDEIPQALQQIGISVELLSDEDLINANYAQYDAVVCGVRAFNTREKLGLYQKRISEYVEKGGTWIVQHNTRFGIQVAQIGPFPFVSRGRDRISEEDAEMDFLKPAHIVFNYPNKIVDSDFDGWVQERGTYLAESWQGKLSPLLAGNDHGEPAKLGSLLYAHHGKGVFIFSALSMFRQLPAGVPGAYRLFVNMISAKQKQELINH
- a CDS encoding sodium:solute symporter, with the translated sequence MSTIDWVVMSAFLGFIVIYGTWKSKRSKNLQEFLLANKSTPWYMVTLSIMATQASAITFLSTPGQAFVDGMRFVQFYIGLPIAMIILSITAVPIYHKMNAFTAYEYLETRFDLKNRALGSILFLIQRGLAAGFTILAPALILSVLLGWDLNATIIVIGILVIIYTATGGTDAVNKTHLLQMGVIFFGMIAAFVMIFRLLPDDISVLDALHIAGKSGKLNAIDFTFDLGNKYTFWSGLIGGTFLALSYFGTDQSQVQRYLSGSSIAQSRTGLLMNGIVKIPMQFFILLIGAMVFVFYQFVEPPLYFNPVEEQKVHYSEQAGQYEALEKNHKTLHSEKQDILRSMLSANDQNHENKLLSHQQEVLAIEDQMKDLRQEAKTLITQANPASDGNDTNFIFLTFVTSFLPIGLIGLVLAAILSASMSSTSAELNALASTTVVDIYKRMLKPGAPEKHYLFVSKASTVFWGIYAIGFALFANQLGTLIEAVNILGSLFYGTILGIFLIAFYFKNINGTATFLAALISEVYVFGFFFFTDIPYLWFNFIGCTLVVILAFIFEYGPVKNRA
- a CDS encoding DUF2652 domain-containing protein, encoding MAIEKSLLFMPDISGFTDFVKQTEINHSQHIISELLEIIIDANELDLQISEIEGDAVLFYKEQHLPSTTQIIEQSKKMFIDFHNHLKKYEVQRICPCGACSSASKLSLKIIAHAGDFGFITVKEKTKPHGSDVILIHQLLKNNVNEKEYLLFSGEYANHNTPENYISDQNPQIQAGSISYDKFGEVKYKYLPFQPFRTLIKEFPQVEFQKKIKDPLFVETYIERDRFEVLEIISNLDLRLSWNTGVDKLEYEKKRVNRVSTQHTCLVNGKNLEFETVTNDFGKNKLVYGERIASLPIVKEFSVYNILEKEGTGTLFRIEVHYVPLPFIGWLLLPFFKSIFKKNLPKTLAAIKEICQQKQ
- a CDS encoding peptidase M64, with the translated sequence MKRIFIFIMLLFFSGTLFAQNFSDYFVDKTMRVDYYHSGTKGSELFAIDQIYDAGIWAGSQTNLNTTLNLGEYQVRVFDSASGKMIYSRGYSTIFNEWQTTPDAKVNHHTFHETLLLPMPKSKIKMGIYRRDKKMNFVEKWVTEIDPTNDAIMNKAVNKPGYKVSALMENGPSSEKVDIVIVGDGYTKEEMEQFRKDAKYHNDAMFNTEPFKSRKNDFNVWLVEVVSEESGISKPDKNIWKNNALGCRYYSFNSPRYVLTENNKALRDAAGLVPYDYVNILINDNRYGGGGIYNLYTTNYMRVDTKGQEWQMEYVYVHEFGHSFAGLGDEYYSSSTGYDEFYAAGVEPWEANVTALLDPKNIKWKSFMKEEIPLPTPWEKEEYDGVAAERSKLDRLAAGYYDKREPFISRQNEILENSKFTGKVGAFEGAGYERFGLYRPAANCRMFSLSLVDFDPVCSATLEKVIDYLAK